Below is a genomic region from Ciona intestinalis chromosome 14, KH, whole genome shotgun sequence.
gtttgtttattcgCAACATCATATCATATCATATGTTACGTAGAACGTATTGCATGTCGATACATAGCTCACGTAgtccgtgacgtcatttacTATTCGCTAATCAATTAATCATcgctaaaacaataaactataTCTTAACATCCTTCCATaacagtatatagtaggggtggggggagatgggacaccttttagctctattttctcgtctcatttggtagtaaacaaggaacattcaaagaattataaaaccgtaccctcgcaactcccatagaccgtcggtaattgtttaaagcttcatcaggatatttggatataatatgccaaaggtgtcccgtcttaccccaccctaatacCATACATACacttttatacaaacataaaagcaGCGCAAATTTTTGTGTCAAAAGCAGCCTCCGAATCCATCGACGCCGCCAGCATCTCGTAAACGACGATCAGTAGACACTGGCATCACAAGTCTCACGTGTTGTGCGTCAGCGAATAACTGTGATCATCTTTACAATGACAAATCGAGTGCAAACACTGCCAGAACTACGCTGAGTTTTTTACTATTCACTTTTACCACCGCTTTAACATTAatgttataagttttattttttctgatgTAACAACATTGCAAAGTCCAATTTATTAATAGTGTGATATACGTTTCAAAATTGTAACTAAAACCCTGATAAGACTATtgtgtttaacttaattaaatgttttttttattgttgtccTTTCGCGCTTCGAGAACGTAAAACTTTGCACCTGGTTGGTTTTTCGTGTGTGTAGCTcataaattagaaaataagtGATCGCTGCTCTGTGGCAAATTAGCTACAGACATAGTTTCTAGTGGCAGCATTGAGTTTTGAAACCGGTATTCATTAAGCTATGGTGAACCAAAATTTTGagtaaattaacttttattgcaCATACGATATACAATTGTTTTGtatcatatataaaataaataagcataGTGCCGTTAATACAGATACATAAtcgtatttaaattataaaaattctgtaaatgcaTACTCAACAAAATGAAGACATTTTGGCAGAAATTTcaagcaaaaaattaaaacttgaattaaaacatacaGTGCAAATAATGTTGTACCTACAATTTTGGATTGTCCCTGCTAACATTATCAAATAATTGTAATGTGAAAGTGGCCACCATGTTTGTGCATTTTGTAAtaacaaagtaaaacattCGCTTATGGATATTATTTTGCCAAATTACTATTGCAATTTCATTGCCGGGTACTGCGGtaacatttgaaaaaatttCACATGCGCTACTTTTTACAATATAGTCAGCAATATGACTGTGAATTCCAGAGGATTTTAAAACACCTGCACAATTAGCTTCATGCATGGCGTTAATGCAGTTGTCCATTAAGTTTTCAGTAATAATCACATTGCTGTTTAGATCTAGATGTGTTAAAGGAAATACGGTCTCCcatattttatcattaaatggaaCAGTTTTCAAATCAAGCTGTAAGGAAGAATTTGCATGCATATGTATACTAGatttttctaatatttcaGTAGCTTTATTGATTTGGGTAGGGTCACAAAACTCACTCATGCCATTCAAAACAGCAACTTTATATCCATGAGCAACATTAGTGATGACACACTTCCATACCAGGTATTTATCACACACACCACACAAATCAAAAGAAAACACATAACTTTGGTTCGGCCCTACAATCATGGTATCCATGGCTGTTTTGGTGCCAGGAACTTTAGGCAACCCATTATGCAGGTTCTGAACAGCAGAAGTGAACTCTATCTTCATTTTCCATGTTCGAAAATAGCATTGCTGTAACAATATGGACTCCATTAACCAGTTCAATGCAATTCCACCATACTTAAGCCATACAGAAGGACGAATGTAACCtaaatcaataaataaatagattaAATATGATTACAGCAGTTGtgaaaacacgcttacagtacagttaaacatgtttacatttaattggaagaaaataagcgtggtcacTACACCTaacagacaaacgagccatttatgaaaaaaaaaagtgtgtgtaaagacattaaaatatttgtggaACAACAGAATTACCTTTACATGTGTTGCTAGTGTGGCCAATGTGATCGAACCGAACGCAACCAAACGCGTCTCCTGGTTTGTGCACACACTCCATTGTTCACCATATGAACTTCCTGTTGAAGTGTATTTTGGCGTGAAATATTGAATTTCCTACTGAATTTCACACTATTGTATAAGATAAGCTGTATGGAAGACTATATTGTATTCGACAAGGGCAGTATGTTTTAACGGCATTG
It encodes:
- the LOC100184884 gene encoding uncharacterized protein LOC100184884 produces the protein MKIEFTSAVQNLHNGLPKVPGTKTAMDTMIVGPNQSYVFSFDLCGVCDKYLVWKCVITNVAHGYKVAVLNGMSEFCDPTQINKATEILEKSSIHMHANSSLQLDLKTVPFNDKIWETVFPLTHLDLNSNVIITENLMDNCINAMHEANCAGVLKSSGIHSHIADYIVKSSACEIFSNVTAVPGNEIAIVIWQNNIHKRMFYFVITKCTNMVATFTLQLFDNVSRDNPKL